A genome region from Panthera uncia isolate 11264 unplaced genomic scaffold, Puncia_PCG_1.0 HiC_scaffold_1009, whole genome shotgun sequence includes the following:
- the LOC125916705 gene encoding putative olfactory receptor 2B8: MDQKNGSSLTGFILLGFSDRPQLERVLFVVLLIFYLLTLLGNMSIIALSRLDPHLQTPMYFFLSNLSFLDLCYTTSTVPQLLVHLRGADKSISFGGCVAQMFVSLGLASTECILLGVMAFDRYAAVCRPLHYTVIMHPRLCTLMASASWFLGFVNSSLHTVLTFLVPLCGRNKIDHFFCEVPPLLKLACVDTTVNESELFVSVIILLIPVALITFSYGQIVKAVLRIKSASGQRKAFGTCGSHFTVVSLFYGTGIYIYLQPSNNYSRDQGKFVSLFYTIVTPMVNPFIYTLRNKDVTGAMKKALCRGYESR, translated from the coding sequence ATGGACCAGAAAAATGGAAGTTCTCTCACTGGCTTTATCCTGCTGGGTTTCTCTGACCGGCCTCAGCTGGAGCGAGTCCTCTTTGTCGTTCTTCTGATCTTCTATCTGCTCACCCTGCTGGGAAACATGAGCATCATTGCATTGTCCCGCCTGGACCCACACCTGCAGACTCCCATGTACTTTTTCCTGTCCAACCTAAGCTTTCTGGACCTGTGTTACACGACCAGCACTGTTCCTCAGCTGCTGGTTCATCTCAGGGGAGCAGACAAGTCTATCTCTTTCGGTGGTTGTGTAGCTCAGATGTTCGTCTCTCTAGGGTTGGCATCTACAGAATGCATTCTGTTAGGGGTGATGGCATTTGACCGCTATGCAGCCGTCTGCAGGCCCCTGCACTACACAGTGATCATGCACCCCCGTCTGTGCACCCTGATGGCTTCTGCATCATGGTTCCTTGGTTTTGTCAACTCCTCATTGCACACGGTGCTCACCTTCCTTGTACCACTCTgtgggagaaataaaatagacCACTTCTTTTGTGAGGTTCCCCCACTGCTCAAGCTTGCCTGTGTTGACACCACTGTGAATGAGTCTGAGCTCTTTGTCAGTGTGATCATTCTCCTCATACCTGTGGCTTTAATCACGTTCTCCTATGGTCAGATTGTCAAGGCAGTGTTAAGAATAAAGTCAGCTTCAGGGCAGAGGAAAGCTTTTGGGACATGTGGGTCCCACTTCACAGTGGTCTCCCTGTTCTACGGCACAGGCATCTACATTTACCTCCAGCCCAGCAACAACTACTCCCGGGATCAGGGCAAGTTCGTTTCTCTCTTCTACACCATCGTCACCCCCATGGTCAACCCCTTTATATATACCCTGCGGAACAAGGATGTGACTGGAGCAATGAAGAAGGCGCTTTGTAGGGGCTATGAATCCAGATGA